One segment of Leptospiraceae bacterium DNA contains the following:
- a CDS encoding alkene reductase, whose amino-acid sequence MSSKLFSNTKLGSLELKNPIVMAPMTRSRAINNIPNDLMATYYGQRAGAGLIVTEGTSPSPNGLGYARIPGIYSDAQVEGWKKVTEAVHAKGSRIFIQLMHTGRIGHPNNLPEGAEMVAPSAIVAKGQMWTDKGGMLDHPTPREMTKDDIEKAKQEYVNASINAVKAGFDGVELHAANGYLLEQFLNPGANQRTDEYGGSSENRARFVIEVAKAVAEKIGKEKTGIRLSPYGAFNDVGPFPDTEEEYSYLATKLNEIGIVYVHLVDHSSMGAPKVEPSTVKKIRENFKNTLILSGGYDRARAEADLESKAGDLIAFGKPFLSNPDLVTRLEKNAPLAAPNMEALYTPDAKGYTDYPVMEGVLA is encoded by the coding sequence ATGAGTTCTAAATTATTTTCTAATACAAAACTTGGCAGTTTGGAGTTAAAAAATCCAATCGTTATGGCACCTATGACACGTAGTCGCGCAATCAATAATATTCCAAATGACCTAATGGCAACCTATTATGGGCAGAGAGCAGGGGCAGGTCTTATTGTGACCGAAGGTACTTCTCCATCTCCTAATGGACTCGGATATGCCAGAATTCCAGGAATTTATTCAGATGCCCAAGTAGAAGGTTGGAAAAAAGTTACGGAAGCAGTGCATGCAAAAGGAAGTCGTATTTTTATACAATTAATGCATACAGGAAGAATTGGGCACCCGAATAATTTGCCTGAAGGTGCTGAAATGGTCGCCCCGTCTGCGATTGTAGCAAAAGGACAAATGTGGACTGATAAAGGCGGAATGTTAGACCATCCAACTCCTCGCGAAATGACGAAAGACGATATAGAAAAAGCAAAACAAGAATATGTAAATGCATCTATCAATGCAGTTAAAGCTGGATTCGACGGAGTGGAACTTCATGCGGCTAATGGTTATTTGTTGGAGCAGTTTTTAAATCCAGGCGCAAACCAAAGAACTGATGAATATGGTGGAAGTTCTGAAAATCGCGCTCGTTTTGTAATTGAAGTCGCAAAGGCAGTAGCTGAAAAAATCGGAAAGGAAAAAACGGGAATTCGTCTTTCTCCTTACGGTGCCTTCAATGATGTTGGACCTTTCCCTGATACAGAAGAGGAATATTCCTATTTGGCGACAAAGCTAAATGAAATAGGAATTGTTTATGTTCACCTTGTAGATCATTCTTCGATGGGAGCTCCAAAGGTCGAACCATCTACAGTAAAGAAAATCAGAGAAAATTTTAAAAATACTCTCATTCTAAGTGGCGGATACGATAGAGCCAGAGCAGAAGCTGATCTAGAATCTAAAGCAGGCGATTTAATTGCTTTTGGAAAACCTTTTCTTTCGAATCCCGATTTAGTTACTAGACTCGAAAAAAATGCTCCATTAGCTGCTCCAAATATGGAAGCTTTATATACTCCTGATGCAAAGGGTTATACTGATTATCCAGTAATGGAAGGCGTTCTTGCTTAA
- a CDS encoding Ig-like domain-containing protein, protein MLNWKIPNLSRSRLSIIIVVSVLIVVLGCKLKQKANISGILPGDSTLQSMTINPNSVTILVGQTQQYIATGVYPDGTTQNLTSLVTWTSDSLGIATIDSTGLTQGLSVGTATITATYSGISANTNITINTNYTIGGTVAGLAGTGLVLTLNSSENLNISANGNFLFTTQLSTTSNYTVTVTTQPSGEFCSLTNSTGTVASSNISNVTVSCTSGNTVGPVTGGSIFNPLNLTYSVTTVASGATYTGVNGVTTDGLNIYFTIETNHTIVKLEISTGTITNLAGTSGVSGTTDGIGTIAKFSNPSNLVYVNNNLYITDYASGRVRKLNLSTNVVNTIQTGLSSPYGITSDGTNLYVTENGKVQKILISTSAMTTLAGNATQGYSDGIGSAARFMSNGSLPGGITFDGTDLYLSDRGNCAIRKVVITTGTVTTIAGSPPPTAVCSGPTDGIGTASVIRDPDGIISDGTNLFFAESTGSVIRKIDMSTFSVTTVAGLANTNGLVDGTGSAARFQYPASMTSDGTTLYIADWGNNAIRKMQ, encoded by the coding sequence ATGCTGAACTGGAAAATCCCCAATCTATCTCGAAGCAGACTGAGTATAATAATTGTAGTCAGTGTTTTGATTGTAGTTCTTGGATGTAAACTAAAACAAAAAGCAAACATTTCAGGAATTTTACCTGGCGATAGTACTTTGCAAAGTATGACGATTAATCCTAATTCAGTCACTATTTTGGTAGGACAGACCCAACAATACATAGCAACGGGAGTTTATCCCGATGGAACTACTCAGAATTTAACTTCATTAGTAACATGGACTTCAGATAGTTTAGGTATCGCAACAATTGACTCCACCGGACTAACGCAGGGATTATCTGTTGGAACTGCAACGATTACAGCAACCTACAGTGGAATTTCTGCCAATACAAATATCACTATCAATACAAATTATACAATAGGCGGAACAGTAGCTGGACTTGCCGGAACTGGATTAGTCCTTACGTTAAATTCTTCCGAAAACTTAAATATTTCGGCTAACGGTAATTTTCTATTCACAACACAGCTTTCAACTACTTCAAACTATACGGTTACAGTTACAACGCAACCTTCTGGAGAGTTTTGCTCTCTCACAAATTCCACTGGTACAGTTGCAAGCTCTAATATTTCCAATGTTACAGTCTCTTGTACATCTGGAAATACGGTTGGACCGGTAACGGGAGGAAGTATCTTTAATCCACTTAATTTAACCTATAGTGTTACGACTGTTGCTTCTGGGGCTACGTATACAGGAGTGAATGGCGTAACGACAGATGGACTAAATATTTATTTTACAATCGAAACGAATCATACAATTGTCAAATTAGAAATTTCGACCGGAACTATAACGAATTTAGCAGGGACTTCTGGAGTTTCTGGTACAACGGATGGGATTGGAACTATCGCAAAATTTTCTAATCCTTCAAATCTTGTTTATGTAAATAATAATTTGTACATTACAGACTATGCATCTGGTAGAGTTAGAAAATTAAATTTGTCTACAAATGTGGTGAACACTATACAAACAGGGCTATCGAGTCCTTATGGAATTACATCGGACGGAACGAACCTGTATGTAACAGAAAATGGAAAAGTTCAAAAAATTTTAATTAGTACAAGTGCAATGACAACTTTAGCTGGAAATGCAACCCAGGGATATAGTGACGGAATTGGAAGTGCTGCTAGATTTATGAGTAACGGGTCTTTACCTGGTGGTATTACATTTGATGGAACTGATTTATATTTATCCGATAGGGGGAATTGTGCTATTCGAAAAGTAGTAATAACTACAGGCACTGTGACAACTATCGCAGGGTCTCCGCCGCCAACGGCAGTTTGTTCTGGACCTACTGATGGAATCGGAACTGCTTCCGTTATTCGTGATCCAGACGGAATTATATCTGACGGAACTAATTTATTTTTTGCAGAAAGTACTGGTAGTGTTATTCGAAAAATCGATATGAGTACTTTTAGTGTAACAACGGTAGCTGGTCTCGCGAATACAAATGGATTAGTCGACGGTACAGGGTCCGCTGCTCGTTTTCAATATCCAGCCAGTATGACTTCTGATGGGACTACTCTTTATATTGCTGATTGGGGAAATAATGCAATTCGAAAAATGCAATAG